From Tripterygium wilfordii isolate XIE 37 chromosome 13, ASM1340144v1, whole genome shotgun sequence, the proteins below share one genomic window:
- the LOC120013351 gene encoding protein CHROMATIN REMODELING 19 gives MKRAFEDLEISDDEWDNHQFQSSRVLKTTSSSQATVPKPPPIESFAFNSRNNPDPYSDDDCVEITGGTSMDNLEENLEDEDAEEPEARLAGNTRGRRFVVDDDQDSDGDFAEVYDIKSTSEEEFEEENVEEDDLVGRALHKCAKISEELKRELYGTAATSCDRYSEVEASTVRIVTQNDIDAACWAEDSDFQPVLKPYQLVGVNFLLLLHRKGVGGAILADEMGLGKTIQAITYLTLLNHLNNDPGPHLIVCPASLLENWERELKKWCPSFSVLQYHGARRSAYQRELSSLAKAGLPPPFNVLLVCYSLFERHSLQQKEDRKILKRWRWSCVLMDEAHALKDKNSYRWKNLMSVARNANQRLMLTGTPLQNDLRELWSLLEFMMPDLFATEDIDLKKLLNSEDRDLIGRMKSILGPFILRRLKSDVMQQLSPKIQRVEYVLMEKEQEYAYKESIEDYRAASRARMAKLSEVDLNDIVRVLPRRQISNYFVQFRKIANHPLLVRRIYSDNDAIRFAKKLHPVGAFGFECTLDRVIEELKSYNDFSIHRLLLQYGVTDKKGILSDKHVMLSAKCRALAELLPSLRKQGHRVLIFSQWTSMLDILEWTLDVMGLTYRRLDGSTQVTERQTIVDAFNNDTSIFACLLSTRAGGQGLNLTGADTVVIHDMDFNPQIDRQAEDRCHRIGQTKPVTIYRLVTKGTVDENVYEIAKRKLTLDAAVLECGVEADNEGGDASEKTMGEILSSLLMG, from the exons ATGAAGCGCGCCTTCGAAGACCTTGAAATCTCCGACGACGAGTGGGACAACCACCAATTTCAGTCCTCTCGCGTCCTCAAAACGACATCGTCTTCGCAAGCAACAGTACCGAAACCCCCTCCTATAGAATCTTTCGCTTTCAATTCCCGAAACAATCCCGATCCATATTCAGATGACGATTGCGTCGAAATCACTGGAGGCACGTCCATGGATAATTTGGAGGAGAATCTCGAGGACGAGGACGCCGAGGAGCCGGAGGCGAGGCTGGCCGGGAACACCCGTGGCCGGCGCTTCGTGGTGGACGACGATCAGGATAGCGACGGGGATTTTGCTGAGGTTTACGACATAAAGTCAACCAGTGAAGAGGAATTCGAGGAGGAAAATGTGGAGGAGGATGATTTGGTCGGGAGGGCTCTACATAAGTGTGCCAAGATATCGGAGGAGCTCAAGAGAGAGCTTTATGGCACTGCTGCCACTTCGTGCGACCGGTATTCGGAGGTGGAAGCTTCCACTGTCAGGATTGTAACTCAG AATGATATTGATGCAGCATGTTGGGCAGAAGATTCAGATTTTCAGCCGGTTCTCAAGCCGTATCAGCTTGTCGGTGTcaactttcttcttttgttgcaTCGAAAAGGTGTTGGGGGAG CTATATTGGCAGATGAGATGGGACTTGGGAAAACCATTCAG GCTATTACATATTTAACCTTGCTGAATCATTTGAACAATGATCCTGGGCCACATTTGATTGTATGTCCTGCCTCCCTTCTGGAAAACTGGGAAAGAGAGCTTAAAAAGTGGTGCCCATCATTTTCGGTACTCCAGTATCATGGGGCCAGACGATCAGCCTATCAAAGGGAGTTGAGCTCTTTAGCTAAGGCTGGATTACCACCTCCATTCAATGTGCTTCTTGTGTGCTATTCACTATTTGAACGACACAG TTTACAGCAGAAAGAGGACCGTAAAATTCTGAAGCGTTGGCGATGGAGCTGTGTGTTGATGGATGAGGCCCATGCTTTAAAGGATAAAAACAGCTATAGGTGGAAAAACCTGATGTCTGTTGCTCGAAATGCGAATCAGCGGTTAATGCTCACTGGCACACCACTACAAAATGATTTGCGT GAGCTGTGGTCATTGTTGGAGTTTATGATGCCAGATCTTTTTGCTACGGAGGATATAGACTTGAAAAAACTTTTGAATTCAGAAGACAGAGACTTGATTGGTCGCATGAAGTCCATTTTGGGACCATTCATCTTGAGGCGTTTAAAATCCGATGTAATGCAGCAACTTTCCCCCAAGATACAGCGG GTTGAGTATGTTTTGATGGAAAAGGAACAAGAATATGCTTATAAAGAATCCATAGAGGACTATCGTGCTGCTTCACGTGCTCGTATGGCTAAGCTTTCAGAGGTTGATTTGAATGATATTGTTAGGGTCCTTCCAAGGCGTCAGATATCAAACTATTTTGTCCAGTTTCGTAAG ATTGCAAATCATCCATTATTGGTTAGGAGAATTTACAGTGATAACGATGCTATTCGTTTTGCTAAAAAGTTGCATCCAGTTGGTGCATTTGGCTTCGAATGTACTTTAGATAGAGTCATTGAGGAACTTAAGAGTTACAACGACTTCTCCATCCACCGG CTTTTGCTTCAATATGGAGTCACAGATAAAAAAGGAATTCTTTCTGACAAACATGTTATGCTTTCAGCAAAATGCCGG GCATTAGCTGAACTTCTCCCTTCACTAAGAAAACAAGGGCATCGGGTTCTGATTTTCAGTCAGTGGACGTCAATGCTGGATATCTTGGAGTGGACTTTAGATGTGATGGGGCTTACATATAGAAGACTTGATGGAAG TACACAGGTGACAGAGAGGCAGACCATAGTTGATGCTTTCAATAATGACACTTCTATATTTGCCTGCTTGCTGTCAACAAGAGCTGGAGGGCAGGGTTTGAACTTGACTGGAGCTGATACTGTGGTTATACACGACATGGATTTCAACCCCCAGATTGACCGACAGGCTGAAGACCGTTGTCATCGCATTGGCCAAACAAAGCCTGTCACCATATACAG GCTGGTGACAAAGGGTACAGTTGACGAGAATGTATATGAGATCGCAAAGAGGAAGTTAACTTTAGATGCTGCAGTACTTGAATGTGGCGTGGAGGCAGATAATGAGGGTGGTGACGCATCGGAAAAGACCATGGGAGAAATACTATCATCGCTTTTGATGGGCTAG